Proteins from a genomic interval of Chryseobacterium indologenes:
- a CDS encoding bifunctional riboflavin kinase/FAD synthetase, whose protein sequence is MKVFKNFKDYSSQKPLALSLGMFDGVHLGHKSIIDELIKVGADNNLETAILTFWPHPRFVFNPNEDLKLLNTLEEKKQLIEKYCIDNLFLKEFDEEFRNLTGEEFVRQILIDKLNVKYLIIGYDHSFGKNKSGNFDLLVKLSKELGFEVEQMEAINIHENNISSTKVRNALLTGDIKEANEMLGYSYSVSGTVVHGKKIGRTIGYPTANIDTESLKLLPKKGAYIVEVDVKGQHYKGMLSIGTNPTVNGEKLTVEVYILDFDEDIYDERITVRFRDFLHDEIKFEGIEKLIERLDEDKRLTEEFNF, encoded by the coding sequence TTGAAAGTTTTCAAGAATTTTAAAGATTATTCCTCTCAGAAGCCTTTAGCATTGTCTCTGGGTATGTTTGACGGGGTACATCTTGGGCATAAAAGTATTATTGATGAACTGATAAAAGTAGGTGCAGACAACAATCTGGAAACTGCCATCCTTACTTTCTGGCCCCATCCCAGGTTTGTTTTCAATCCCAATGAAGATTTAAAACTTCTGAATACTTTAGAAGAAAAGAAACAACTGATAGAAAAATATTGCATTGATAACCTGTTCCTGAAAGAATTTGATGAAGAATTCAGAAACTTGACAGGCGAAGAATTTGTACGCCAGATTTTAATTGACAAACTGAATGTAAAATACCTTATTATAGGTTATGACCATTCTTTTGGAAAGAATAAAAGCGGAAATTTTGACCTTCTGGTAAAATTATCCAAAGAGCTTGGCTTTGAAGTAGAGCAAATGGAAGCTATTAATATTCATGAAAATAACATTAGCTCTACAAAGGTTCGCAATGCCCTTTTAACCGGAGATATTAAGGAAGCCAATGAAATGTTGGGATACTCCTACTCTGTTTCCGGAACGGTAGTCCACGGTAAGAAAATCGGGAGAACAATAGGCTATCCTACTGCGAATATCGATACTGAATCATTAAAACTTCTTCCTAAAAAGGGGGCTTATATCGTTGAAGTTGACGTAAAAGGACAACACTACAAGGGAATGTTGAGCATTGGGACCAATCCTACCGTAAACGGTGAAAAATTAACCGTTGAAGTTTATATCCTTGATTTTGATGAGGATATTTATGATGAAAGAATTACGGTAAGATTCAGGGATTTTCTCCATGATGAAATCAAATTCGAAGGTATTGAAAAGCTGATTGAAAGACTCGACGAAGATAAAAGATTAACAGAAGAATTTAATTTCTAA
- a CDS encoding NAD(P)H-binding protein produces the protein MKALVIGATGATGKDLVNHLLNDKDFEEVDIFVRKPVNIQNDRLNVHVVNFEKPEEWKEMVKGDVAFSCLGTTLKAAGSKEAQKKVDFDYQYEFAKAAKENNVEDYILVSAYGANPTSKIFYSKMKGELEEAVKQLHFTKITIFKPGMLERKDSERTGEVLGSRIIKFANKLGLLESQRPLPTDILAKAMINSSKIKSNGYSSIKLGNIFCFAEKTTT, from the coding sequence ATGAAAGCTTTGGTAATCGGTGCTACAGGCGCTACAGGAAAAGATCTGGTCAACCATTTACTCAACGATAAAGATTTTGAGGAAGTTGATATTTTCGTAAGAAAACCCGTCAATATTCAAAATGACCGGCTGAATGTGCATGTGGTCAATTTTGAAAAACCTGAAGAATGGAAAGAAATGGTGAAGGGAGATGTAGCCTTTTCATGTCTTGGTACTACTTTAAAAGCCGCTGGAAGCAAGGAAGCACAGAAAAAAGTAGACTTTGATTATCAGTATGAATTTGCAAAAGCAGCGAAGGAAAATAATGTTGAAGACTATATTCTGGTTTCCGCTTACGGTGCGAACCCGACATCGAAAATTTTCTACTCTAAAATGAAGGGTGAGCTTGAAGAAGCCGTAAAGCAGCTTCATTTCACCAAAATAACCATTTTTAAACCGGGAATGCTCGAAAGGAAAGATTCTGAACGGACCGGGGAAGTTTTAGGAAGCAGGATTATAAAATTTGCTAACAAACTGGGACTGCTGGAAAGCCAGAGGCCCTTACCTACTGATATTTTAGCAAAGGCCATGATCAATTCTTCAAAGATTAAAAGCAATGGGTATTCCAGTATCAAACTGGGGAATATATTTTGTTTTGCAGAGAAAACAACTACGTGA
- a CDS encoding VOC family protein, with protein sequence MKRVTGIGGIFFKSKDPKKMREWYKDHLGLATNEYGAVFEWFQGADNSKKGFSQWSPFSEKTKYFQPSEKDFMINYRVNNLEKLIEQLKKENVTIVDKIETYEYGKFAHIMDPEGNKIELWEPNDIEYEKLGQKMGSTTTK encoded by the coding sequence ATGAAAAGGGTAACCGGCATTGGCGGAATCTTTTTTAAATCTAAAGATCCTAAGAAAATGAGAGAATGGTATAAAGACCATTTAGGCCTTGCTACCAACGAATATGGTGCCGTGTTTGAATGGTTCCAGGGCGCTGACAATTCCAAAAAAGGATTCAGCCAATGGAGTCCATTCAGTGAAAAGACAAAATACTTTCAGCCTTCTGAAAAAGATTTTATGATTAATTATAGGGTAAATAATCTCGAAAAACTCATTGAACAACTTAAAAAAGAAAATGTAACAATCGTTGACAAGATAGAGACCTATGAATATGGAAAATTCGCCCATATAATGGATCCTGAAGGAAACAAAATAGAACTCTGGGAGCCTAATGATATCGAGTACGAAAAATTAGGACAGAAAATGGGAAGTACCACCACAAAATAA
- a CDS encoding histidine kinase, with amino-acid sequence MKKLLLVFGLICSHLVFAQTAKEIIDKNIELSGGLTNWKLLNSVLLQGKVVLGIKDEYPIKIYQQRPNLTKTLITTGGKETAIEGFDGTKGYAMNYAANKLQVYPEYIPESFDNDFIDWENKGFAAKYLGKEKVGEIYCHKVELTKNVNKNLYFFDTNTYMLLKEVKKDETVVYSDYKKVGNLVMPFRIESSSPKKDGDYVMLFNKIDVNKVFPANIFKF; translated from the coding sequence ATGAAGAAGTTACTGCTAGTATTTGGCCTGATATGTTCACATTTAGTTTTTGCACAAACCGCAAAAGAAATTATAGACAAAAACATTGAATTATCCGGAGGATTAACCAATTGGAAACTTTTAAACTCAGTATTGCTTCAGGGAAAAGTAGTCCTGGGAATTAAAGATGAATATCCTATAAAGATTTACCAGCAACGTCCTAACCTTACGAAAACATTAATTACAACCGGTGGAAAAGAAACTGCTATTGAAGGTTTTGACGGAACAAAAGGCTATGCAATGAATTATGCAGCCAACAAACTTCAGGTATACCCTGAATATATTCCCGAAAGCTTTGACAATGATTTCATCGACTGGGAAAATAAAGGTTTTGCCGCAAAATATCTTGGAAAAGAAAAAGTAGGAGAGATCTATTGCCATAAAGTAGAGCTGACCAAGAATGTGAACAAAAATTTGTATTTTTTTGATACTAATACATATATGCTTTTAAAAGAAGTGAAAAAAGATGAAACGGTTGTATATTCCGATTATAAAAAAGTAGGAAATCTTGTAATGCCTTTCAGAATTGAATCTTCAAGCCCTAAAAAAGACGGTGACTATGTAATGCTATTCAATAAAATTGATGTCAACAAAGTTTTTCCGGCTAATATTTTTAAATTTTAA
- the kdsB gene encoding 3-deoxy-manno-octulosonate cytidylyltransferase: MKIIAVIPARYEASRFPGKLMQILGDKTVITTTYQNVVETGLFDEVFVATDSEIILDEIVKNGGKAVMTGQHETGSDRIAEAVQNIDCDIVINVQGDEPFLKLDPLKQLIEVFKNDDRKEISLASLKIQLFEKEEIENPNNVKVITDNNGFALYFSRSVIPFHREVSYDINYYKHIGVYAFRKEALLQFSKLEMKPLEISEKIECIRYLEYGMKIKMVETNFVGVGIDTPEDLEKARKLI; the protein is encoded by the coding sequence ATGAAAATTATCGCTGTCATCCCTGCACGCTATGAGGCAAGCCGTTTCCCGGGAAAACTGATGCAGATTTTAGGAGACAAAACTGTTATCACAACTACCTATCAGAATGTTGTTGAAACCGGTTTGTTTGATGAAGTTTTTGTCGCAACAGATTCTGAAATCATTTTAGATGAAATTGTAAAAAACGGAGGAAAAGCAGTAATGACGGGACAACATGAAACGGGAAGTGACCGGATTGCTGAGGCGGTACAGAATATTGACTGTGATATCGTTATCAATGTCCAGGGAGACGAACCGTTTCTTAAACTGGACCCTTTAAAGCAATTAATAGAAGTTTTTAAAAATGATGACCGCAAAGAAATTTCTCTGGCTTCTTTAAAAATTCAATTATTTGAAAAAGAAGAAATTGAAAATCCCAATAACGTAAAAGTAATTACCGACAATAATGGGTTTGCCCTTTATTTCAGCCGCTCTGTGATACCGTTTCACCGGGAGGTGTCCTATGATATAAACTATTATAAACATATCGGTGTATACGCTTTCAGGAAAGAAGCTTTGCTTCAGTTTTCAAAACTGGAAATGAAACCTCTGGAAATTTCAGAAAAGATAGAATGCATCCGCTATCTTGAATATGGAATGAAAATAAAAATGGTGGAAACGAATTTCGTGGGAGTAGGCATTGATACGCCTGAAGATCTGGAAAAAGCAAGGAAATTAATTTAA
- a CDS encoding phosphatase PAP2 family protein: protein MKKLRFLLLPFSVMICAQEVDTLQVKELQQELSTDAPKVQTYTLKDGSVRTYPKPKLFDFVTKLPRNFIDTNKDFVAKDHAYYLGGAVASTLILLPFDQKLIDNSRELGERWGMDKDNNYTKLGGVFKIPKDIGSTLYLIGNGSTLVLLGIGFGTYGLIKNDYRAQATASGLMESLILSGVFTQTIKRITGRESPFIAEENGNKGGAWNPFPSFSAFSKNTSNYDAMPSGHLTTFMAGITVIADNYPDAKWIKPVGYTLAGALCFQMMQSKVHWASDYPLALLMGYFIGKTISKSRYTSTEGTIGKTKYKFDLMASRQWEYNMVGVKLSF from the coding sequence ATGAAAAAACTGAGATTTTTGCTATTACCTTTTTCTGTAATGATATGTGCACAGGAAGTGGATACATTGCAGGTAAAAGAATTACAACAGGAATTATCTACGGATGCACCGAAAGTACAAACCTATACTTTGAAAGATGGTTCGGTCAGAACATACCCTAAACCCAAACTTTTTGATTTTGTAACCAAATTACCCCGAAATTTTATTGATACCAATAAAGATTTTGTTGCAAAAGATCATGCTTATTACTTAGGTGGAGCAGTGGCCTCCACATTGATCCTGTTACCTTTTGATCAGAAACTGATCGATAATTCGAGGGAACTCGGTGAGAGATGGGGAATGGACAAGGATAACAATTACACCAAACTTGGGGGTGTTTTTAAAATACCCAAAGATATCGGGTCCACTCTTTACCTTATCGGAAACGGTTCTACACTGGTTTTGTTGGGAATTGGTTTCGGGACTTACGGTTTAATCAAAAATGACTACAGAGCACAGGCTACAGCGAGCGGATTGATGGAAAGTTTAATTCTTTCCGGAGTTTTCACTCAGACCATTAAAAGGATTACCGGAAGAGAAAGCCCGTTTATTGCAGAAGAAAATGGTAACAAAGGAGGGGCATGGAATCCTTTTCCAAGTTTTTCGGCCTTCAGCAAAAATACCTCCAATTACGATGCCATGCCATCAGGTCATTTAACAACATTTATGGCCGGTATAACAGTTATTGCAGACAATTATCCTGATGCAAAATGGATAAAACCTGTTGGATACACCCTGGCCGGAGCATTATGCTTTCAAATGATGCAAAGCAAAGTACACTGGGCTTCAGATTACCCGTTGGCATTATTGATGGGATATTTTATAGGAAAAACCATCTCAAAAAGCAGATACACTTCAACAGAAGGGACTATAGGAAAAACAAAATATAAATTTGACCTTATGGCATCCCGTCAATGGGAATACAATATGGTAGGAGTGAAACTCTCTTTTTAA
- a CDS encoding aminotransferase class I/II-fold pyridoxal phosphate-dependent enzyme codes for MKVSKLAANLIGSEIVKIGNEVNDLKAKGAEIANLTIGDLNSNIYPIPALLKEEIQKAYQNNLTNYPPANGLLSLRKEVSKDLKNRWNLDYSPNDILITAGSRPLIYAVYKTIVDEGDKVVYPTPSWNNNHYAYLTSANAVEVKTKPETNFLPTTDDLRPHLDGAVLLALCSPLNPTGTMFTREQLSDICELVIAENKKRGADEKPLYLMYDQIYSNLTFGAEHVDPVSLFPELKDYTIYIDGISKCLAATGVRVGWGFGPAHIIDKMKALLTHVGAWAPKPEQEATAKFYENPENVNVFVEDFKAKLEESLKVLHGGVQDLKGKGLAVDSIEPMGALYLTIKLDYIGKTKPDGAVIENSSDLVFYLINEAGVALVPFSAFGEDKSEPWFRASVGGLAVDEIKVMLPKLENALNNLK; via the coding sequence GTGAAAGTTTCAAAATTAGCAGCGAACCTGATCGGTTCTGAAATTGTAAAAATTGGTAACGAAGTAAATGATCTAAAAGCAAAAGGAGCAGAAATTGCCAATCTTACTATTGGTGACCTGAATTCTAATATCTATCCTATTCCGGCATTGCTGAAGGAAGAGATTCAGAAAGCCTATCAGAATAACCTGACAAATTATCCTCCTGCCAACGGACTTTTATCTTTAAGAAAAGAAGTTTCCAAAGACTTAAAAAACAGATGGAACCTGGACTATTCCCCTAATGATATTTTGATTACCGCAGGATCAAGACCATTGATCTATGCTGTGTACAAAACAATCGTTGATGAAGGAGATAAAGTAGTATATCCTACACCATCATGGAACAACAATCACTATGCGTACCTTACTTCTGCCAATGCTGTAGAAGTAAAAACAAAACCTGAAACCAATTTCCTTCCGACAACAGATGACCTGAGACCACATCTGGACGGGGCTGTTCTATTGGCACTTTGTTCACCATTGAACCCGACAGGAACGATGTTTACCAGAGAGCAACTTTCTGATATCTGTGAATTGGTCATTGCCGAAAACAAAAAAAGAGGAGCAGATGAAAAACCGTTATACCTTATGTATGACCAGATCTATTCTAACCTTACTTTTGGTGCAGAACACGTAGATCCGGTTTCTCTTTTCCCTGAATTGAAAGACTATACCATCTATATCGACGGGATTTCAAAATGTCTTGCCGCAACCGGAGTACGTGTAGGATGGGGATTCGGACCGGCTCATATCATTGATAAAATGAAAGCTCTGCTTACACACGTAGGAGCATGGGCACCAAAACCTGAACAGGAAGCGACTGCAAAGTTTTATGAAAATCCTGAAAACGTAAACGTATTCGTAGAAGATTTCAAAGCGAAACTGGAAGAAAGCTTAAAAGTTCTTCACGGCGGAGTTCAGGATTTAAAAGGAAAAGGTTTGGCAGTAGACAGCATTGAGCCTATGGGAGCATTATACCTTACGATCAAACTTGACTATATCGGAAAAACAAAACCTGACGGAGCTGTCATTGAAAACTCCTCCGACCTTGTATTCTATCTGATCAATGAAGCGGGTGTTGCTTTAGTACCATTCTCTGCCTTTGGAGAAGATAAATCAGAGCCTTGGTTCCGCGCTTCAGTAGGAGGACTGGCTGTAGATGAAATCAAAGTAATGCTTCCGAAACTGGAAAATGCTTTGAACAATTTAAAGTAA
- a CDS encoding phospho-sugar mutase, giving the protein MNTLEKAKLWLSDTFDAETRNAVQALIDSNSPDLEDSFYRELEFGTGGMRGIMGVGTNRLNKYTLGQATQGLANYMLEQFKGEEIKVAIAYDVRHNSKEFGKLVADVLTANGIKVLLFKDHRPTPELSFTVRDKKCNGGIVLTASHNPPEYNGYKVYWNDGAQIVPPNDEAIIKEVYSVKFDEIKFDGNDELIEWIGEEQDEVYIDACIENSTYQNVGKENLNIVFTSIHGTTYTTIPKALEKAGFKKIDLVKEQMIPSGNFPTVDSPNPEEPAALEMAMDLARITNADIVIGTDPDGDRLGIAVRNLDGEMQLLNGNQTNTILTYYILNEWRKQERITGKEFIGSTIVTSDIFYDIAQKFGVECKVGLTGFKWIGKMIREAEGTQKFVCGGEESFGFMTGDFVRDKDSCGSILLACEIAAWCKANGRTMYQYMIEIYEDLGMYYEGLINIVRKGREGAEEIQNMMKNFRENPPKELAGSPVEEIKDFKEQTSFTVSTNEKKVMNDIPSSNVLIYYTQDGTKVCVRPSGTEPKIKFYVSVKDAISSEADFRDKLKSLEAKIGAVKTDLQLD; this is encoded by the coding sequence ATGAACACATTAGAAAAAGCGAAACTTTGGTTGAGTGATACTTTCGATGCAGAAACGAGAAATGCAGTACAAGCTTTAATCGACAGCAATTCCCCTGATCTTGAAGATTCTTTTTACAGAGAATTGGAATTCGGGACGGGAGGTATGCGTGGAATTATGGGTGTAGGAACCAACCGCTTAAATAAATATACTCTGGGACAGGCAACTCAGGGATTGGCCAACTACATGCTGGAGCAGTTCAAAGGAGAAGAGATTAAGGTGGCAATCGCTTACGACGTTCGTCACAATTCAAAAGAATTTGGAAAATTAGTAGCTGATGTTTTAACAGCAAATGGAATTAAAGTGCTACTTTTCAAAGATCACAGACCTACGCCTGAATTGTCTTTTACGGTTCGTGATAAAAAATGTAACGGAGGAATTGTATTGACAGCCTCTCACAATCCACCCGAATACAACGGGTATAAAGTATATTGGAATGACGGAGCTCAAATTGTTCCGCCCAATGACGAAGCGATCATCAAAGAAGTTTATTCTGTAAAATTTGATGAAATTAAATTCGACGGAAATGACGAACTGATCGAATGGATCGGAGAGGAGCAGGATGAAGTGTACATCGATGCCTGCATCGAAAACTCTACCTATCAGAATGTAGGAAAAGAAAACTTAAACATTGTTTTCACTTCCATTCACGGAACAACATATACTACCATTCCAAAAGCTCTTGAAAAGGCAGGATTTAAAAAAATAGATCTTGTAAAAGAGCAAATGATTCCAAGCGGAAATTTCCCGACAGTAGATTCTCCAAACCCGGAAGAACCTGCAGCATTGGAAATGGCTATGGATCTCGCAAGAATCACCAATGCAGATATCGTAATAGGAACAGATCCTGACGGAGACAGGTTGGGAATTGCCGTAAGAAATCTTGATGGTGAAATGCAATTGCTGAACGGTAACCAGACCAACACAATCCTTACGTATTATATCCTGAACGAATGGAGAAAACAGGAAAGAATTACCGGAAAAGAATTCATCGGTTCTACGATTGTAACTTCCGACATTTTCTATGATATCGCACAGAAGTTCGGAGTTGAATGTAAAGTAGGTCTTACAGGATTCAAGTGGATCGGAAAAATGATCCGTGAAGCCGAAGGAACACAAAAATTTGTGTGTGGCGGAGAAGAAAGTTTCGGATTTATGACCGGAGATTTTGTTCGTGATAAAGATTCTTGCGGAAGTATTCTTTTAGCTTGCGAAATTGCGGCATGGTGCAAAGCCAATGGAAGAACAATGTACCAATACATGATTGAGATCTACGAAGACTTAGGAATGTATTATGAAGGATTGATCAATATTGTAAGAAAAGGAAGAGAAGGAGCTGAAGAAATTCAGAATATGATGAAAAACTTCCGTGAAAATCCACCAAAAGAACTGGCAGGTTCTCCGGTAGAAGAAATTAAGGATTTTAAAGAACAAACAAGCTTTACCGTTTCAACAAACGAGAAAAAAGTAATGAATGACATCCCTTCCTCGAATGTATTGATTTACTACACTCAGGACGGAACAAAAGTATGTGTAAGGCCTTCAGGAACAGAACCGAAAATCAAGTTCTATGTTTCAGTAAAAGATGCAATCAGTTCTGAGGCTGATTTCAGAGACAAATTAAAATCATTGGAAGCTAAAATAGGTGCAGTTAAAACAGATTTACAACTGGATTAA
- a CDS encoding DUF2807 domain-containing protein, translated as MKKIICTLMLVAVVSCGKVTPKGNIEKKDVDVPEFVNLDLQGKFRVFYARGPKNFVEIETYPNVAGNLDVDVEDKTLSIKEKRGTKGVDFYNVTIYSKYNLEKVAVSDSVEMNISSEIKTDNFKLNLKNYATFMGSVNTRRAEVEMQNRSRANFLGLTKDAVIKISDTASLIAPYWKITNLNIDSKNGNYAEVNVKDSLKGHIQNTAKFIYYNDPIRAFKVEKTTRVENKKLD; from the coding sequence ATGAAGAAAATAATATGCACATTGATGCTGGTTGCTGTAGTTTCCTGTGGAAAAGTTACGCCGAAAGGGAATATTGAAAAGAAAGATGTGGATGTCCCCGAATTTGTTAATCTGGACCTACAGGGTAAATTCCGTGTATTTTATGCCAGAGGACCAAAGAATTTTGTAGAAATAGAAACCTACCCGAATGTGGCAGGAAACCTTGATGTGGATGTGGAAGATAAAACCCTTTCTATCAAAGAAAAAAGAGGTACAAAAGGGGTTGATTTTTACAATGTAACCATTTATTCAAAATATAATCTTGAAAAAGTGGCCGTTTCAGATTCTGTGGAAATGAATATTTCAAGTGAAATAAAAACAGATAATTTTAAACTGAATTTAAAAAATTACGCTACTTTCATGGGTTCTGTGAATACCAGAAGAGCAGAGGTGGAAATGCAGAACAGGAGTAGAGCCAACTTTTTGGGATTAACAAAAGATGCAGTAATTAAAATATCCGATACAGCCAGTCTGATCGCTCCTTACTGGAAAATCACCAATCTGAATATTGACTCTAAAAATGGGAATTATGCTGAAGTAAACGTCAAAGATTCTTTAAAAGGTCATATTCAAAACACTGCAAAATTTATCTATTACAACGATCCGATCAGAGCATTTAAAGTGGAAAAAACCACCAGGGTTGAAAATAAAAAGCTGGATTAA
- a CDS encoding glycosyltransferase family 2 protein: MNLSIVIPLLNEEDSLEELFSRIDNVCRSNSLSYEIWFVDDGSTDLSWSIIENLKVQYPQIHAIKFSRNYGKSQALHAAFERTNGEVVITMDADLQDFPEEIPELYKMVTNDNYDIVSGWKKKRFDNVMTKNVPSKLFNAAARKVSGVYLHDFNCGLKAYKKQVVKSIDVYGDMHRYIPVLAANAGFRRITEKEVQHQARPYGTSKFGTERFIRGFLDLVTLWFVSRFGGRPMHFFGAVGTLMFIFGFLSALWLGISKLIDVARGIYGHLITNNPWFFIALTMMILGTLLFVAGFLGEMIIRTNREHKNYNIDEVI; encoded by the coding sequence ATGAATTTATCTATAGTTATTCCGTTACTGAACGAAGAAGACTCTCTGGAAGAGCTTTTTTCAAGAATTGATAACGTCTGCAGATCCAACAGCTTATCCTATGAAATCTGGTTTGTAGACGATGGAAGTACGGATTTGTCGTGGAGCATTATCGAGAATTTGAAAGTACAGTATCCTCAGATCCACGCGATTAAATTTTCCAGAAATTATGGGAAATCACAAGCCCTTCATGCTGCTTTTGAAAGAACAAACGGAGAGGTAGTGATTACCATGGATGCTGATCTACAGGATTTTCCGGAAGAAATTCCTGAGCTGTATAAAATGGTGACCAACGATAATTATGACATCGTTTCAGGATGGAAAAAGAAACGTTTTGATAATGTGATGACCAAAAATGTTCCGTCAAAATTATTCAATGCAGCAGCAAGAAAAGTTTCAGGAGTTTATCTTCATGATTTTAACTGCGGGCTGAAAGCGTATAAAAAGCAGGTTGTAAAATCCATCGATGTATATGGTGATATGCACCGTTATATTCCGGTATTGGCTGCTAATGCAGGATTCAGAAGAATTACTGAGAAAGAAGTACAGCACCAGGCAAGACCGTATGGTACTTCAAAATTTGGAACTGAAAGATTTATCAGAGGTTTTCTTGATTTGGTAACCCTTTGGTTTGTGAGTCGTTTCGGAGGAAGACCGATGCACTTCTTCGGAGCTGTAGGAACGCTGATGTTTATCTTCGGTTTTCTTTCGGCACTTTGGCTGGGAATTTCAAAGCTTATTGACGTAGCCAGAGGAATTTACGGTCATTTAATTACCAATAATCCGTGGTTCTTTATTGCCTTAACCATGATGATTTTAGGAACATTGTTATTCGTTGCCGGATTCTTAGGAGAGATGATCATCCGAACTAACCGTGAGCATAAGAATTACAATATTGACGAAGTGATATAA
- a CDS encoding metal-dependent hydrolase: MKIQFLGQNCFLFTYKDKTILSDPFYNYKKAESGFDIAAQKIDYILLTHAHGDHIADVAEVLQHYPEATVIGVPEVCGYFKQAKNIDDVNLGGSAKIDDLKISMVPAHHTSSFPDGSYGGVPVGYIFRLPEGKNIYLAGDTGVMADMELFPRLYGNLDLSILPIGSHYTMCPRKASFAAAELLKTPKVIGCHFDTFPAIEINHESALKHFADKNVELVLPKLGETFEF, translated from the coding sequence ATGAAAATACAATTTTTAGGGCAAAATTGCTTCTTGTTCACCTACAAGGACAAGACCATTTTAAGCGACCCTTTTTACAATTACAAAAAAGCGGAGTCAGGTTTTGATATTGCCGCACAAAAAATCGACTATATTCTGTTGACCCATGCCCATGGAGATCATATTGCAGATGTAGCGGAAGTGTTGCAGCATTATCCGGAAGCTACCGTGATCGGAGTACCGGAAGTATGTGGTTACTTCAAACAGGCTAAAAATATTGATGATGTGAACTTAGGAGGATCGGCAAAAATCGACGATCTTAAAATTTCCATGGTTCCGGCTCACCATACAAGTTCTTTCCCGGATGGAAGCTATGGAGGCGTTCCTGTAGGGTATATCTTCAGACTTCCTGAAGGTAAGAATATCTATTTGGCGGGAGATACCGGAGTGATGGCAGATATGGAGCTGTTCCCAAGATTATACGGGAATTTAGACCTTTCTATCCTTCCGATCGGTAGTCACTATACAATGTGTCCTAGAAAAGCTTCTTTTGCTGCGGCAGAATTATTAAAGACTCCCAAAGTAATCGGATGTCATTTTGATACATTCCCTGCGATTGAAATCAATCATGAAAGTGCATTGAAGCATTTTGCAGACAAAAATGTAGAACTTGTTTTACCAAAATTGGGAGAGACATTCGAATTTTAA